In Banduia mediterranea, the DNA window CCCATGCCGGCCACGGCATCGCCCATCACCTGCCGCTGGCGGTACTGGCGCTGCTGGCGCTCGTCGGCGGTTTCATCCACCTGCCGCTGGATTCCGTGCTGCCGGCGAGCCATGCCGGCGAAACCGGTCCGTTGATCGAATACCTGCCGCTGCTGGTGTCGCTGATCGGCATCGCTCTGGCGGCGGCGCTGTGGCTCGGTAAGCGCTCGGCGGTCACTCGTATGGCGAACGCCATCGACCCGCTGCGCCGCCTGGCGCTGAACGCCATGGGCTTCGACTGGCTCTACGACCGTCTGTTCGTGAAGCCTTACCTGTGGCTGGTGCACGTCAATCGCGATGATCTGTTCGACCGGGCGATCGGCGCCATCCCGGCCACGCTGACGCGCGCCCACCACGGCCTGGCCAAGACCCAGACCGGGCAGTTGCGCTGGTATGCGGCGTCCGTCGCGCTCGGTGCGGTGCTGGTCACCGGAGCGGTCTTCCTATGATCCTGCTCTGGCTGATTCTGATCCCGATCATCGGCGGGCTGCTGTGCTGGCAGGGCGAACGTCACGCCGGCCCCTGGCTGCCGCGCTGGTTCGCGGCCGGCTCGATGCTGCTGGTGCTGATTCTCAGCCTGTGGCTGTGGGTCAGCGGCGACTACAGCCTCGCTGTACCCGGCGGCACACCGCAGTGGGCGCTGGAGTTCAAGCGCGACTGGATTCCGCGCTTCGGCATCAGTTTCCACCTGGCGCTGGACGGCCTGTCGCTGATGCTGGTGGTACTGACGGCACTGCTCGGCCTGATGGCGGTGATCTGCTCCTGGCGCGAGATCGACCAGCGCGTCGGCTTCTTCCATCTCAACCTGCTGTGGAACCTCGGCGCGGTCATCGGCGTGTTCCTGACGCTGGACCTGTTCCTGTTCTTCTTCCTGTGGGAAGCGATGCTGGTGCCGATGTACTTCCTGATCGCCTTGTGGGGCCATAACGCGCCCGGCGGTCGCGGCAGGATCTATGCGGCCACCAAGTTCTTCCTGTTCACGCAGGCCTCCGGCCTGATCATGCTGGTGGCGATCCTCGGCCTGGTCTACGTGCACCAGCAGCAGACCGGCGTGCTCACGTTCAACTACATGGACCTGCTCGGCACCTCGATGAGTCCGCTCACCGAGTTCTGGTTGATGCTGGGCTTCTTCGTCGCCTTCGCCGTGAAGATGCCGACCGTGCCCTTGCATTCCTGGCTGCCGGAGGCGCACTCGCAGGCGCCCACCGCAGGCTCCGTGGACCTCGCCGGCATCCTGCTCAAGACCGCGGCCTACGGCCTGCTGCGCTTCGCGATCCCGCTGTTTCCGAACGCCTCGCTGGACTTCGCGCCGGTGGCGATGTGGCTGGGCGTGATCGGCGTGATCTACGGCGGCGTACTGACCTTCGCCCAGAACGACATCAAGCGGCTGGTGGCCTATTCCTCGGTCGCGCACATGGGCTTCGTCATGATCGGCATCTACGCCGGCACAGAAATGGCCTTGCAGGGCGTGACCATCCAGCTGCTGGCGCACGGCATCTCCGCCGGCGGTCTGTTCATTCTCTGCGGTGAAATCTACGAGCGCATGCACACCCGTGACATGCGACAGATGGGCGGCCTGTGGGCGCGCTTCAAGACCCTGCCGCCGATTGCGCTGGTGTTTGCCGTGGCCTCGCTGGGCCTGCCCGGCTTCGGCAATTTCGTCGGCGAATTCCTGATCCTGGCCGGCACCTGGGAATTGGCGCCGGCCGTCACCATCGTCGCTTCGTCCGGCCTGGTGCTGGCCGCGGTGTACTGCCTGATCCTGATTCAGCGCAGCTTCCACGGCCCGGTGCGGGGCGACGCCGCCAGCCTGCGCGATCTGAGCACCCGCGAGCGCTACATGCTGCTGATCCTGATGGCGGTGCTGCTGTGGCTGGGGCTGTATCCACAGCCTTTCCTCGATACCTCCACGACCACGATGCAGGCGATCCACGAGATATACAGAGGCACCGCGGTTGCGGTGGCCGCGCCATGAGCTTCACGCAGGCACAATTGCTCGCGCTGCTGCCGATCCTCATCGTCGGCGCCACCGCGCTGGCGGTGATGACGGCCATCGCCGTACGCCGCCACCACCGCGCGGCCGCCACCATCGCCGTGGCCGGACTCAATCTCGCGCTGATCGCCTGCCTGCTCGTACCACAACTCGGCCCGCAGCAGGTCACCCCCTTGCTGCGCGTGGACGGCTACGCCTGTTTCTACATGGCCTTGATCCTGATCACCACGCTGGCCACGGCGACGCTGTCGCACGCCTATCTCGAAAACGACCGGCGCAACCCCGAGGAGTACTACCTGCTGCTGGTGATCGCGGCGATGGGCGGCCTGGTGATGGTCTGCGCCGAACACCTCGCAACGCTGTTCATCGGCGTGGAACTGCTGTCGATTCCGCTGTACGGCATGATCGGCTACCCGATCGGCGAACGTCGCTCGCTGGAAGCCAGCCTCAAATACCTGGTGCTGTCGGCCTCCGCCTCCGCCTTCCTGCTGTTCGGGCTGGCGCTGATCTATGCGCAGACCGGCGCGCTCGGCTATGCCGAACTGGCGGGGGCCTCCGCCAAACTGTCCGCGCAATCCCCGTACCTGCTGATCGGCGGCGGCATGCTGCTGGTCGGCCTGGGCTTCAAGCTGTCGCTGGTACCGTTCCACCTGTGGACACCCGATGTCTTCGAAGGCGCGCCGGCGCCGACCATGCTGTTCCTGGCCACCGCCAGCAAGGTTGCCGTGTTCGCCGCGCTGACGCGCTACTTCGCCGAAGCCGGCGACTACCATTTCGACCGGCTGCTGGACGCGCTCTCGGGTATCGCGATCCTGTCGATCCTGATCGGCAGCCTGCTCGCGCTGATGCAGAAAAACCTCAAGCGGCTGATGGCCTACAGCTCGATCACGCACTTCGGCTACTGCCTGGTGGCGCTGATCGCGGGCGGCGAATTGGCGGTCGAGGCGGTGGGCGTCTACCTGCTGACCTATGTGGTCACGGCGCTCGGTGCCTTCGGCGTGATCAGCCTGATGTCCAGCCCGCACCACGAACGCGACGCGGATTCGATCCACGACTATCGGGGCCTGTTCTGGGACCGTCCCTACCTCACCTCGACGATGATCGTGGCGATGTTCTCGCTGGCCGGCGTACCGCTGACGGCCGGCTTCATCGGCAAGTTCTACGTGCTCGCGGCGGGCATCGACGCGCGCCTGTGGTGGCTGGTCAGCACGGTCGTGTTGGGCTCCGCCATCGGCCTGTACTACTACCTGCGCGTGATCATCGCGATGTTCCTGACCGAGCGCGGCATCCATCGCACCACGGCACCGCTGGACTGGGCGCAGCGCGCCGGCGGCATCGTCATCCTGTTGATCACGGTGCTGATGTTCTGGCTGGGCGTGTATCCGCAGCCCTTGATCGAATTGATCCGCGCCGCTGGACTCCATTAGTCGGCTTCGGTATTTGCCCCTTGCTGGTGCACTGGTTCACAATCGTTCAGATTCTTCGGGCCGGCTAGCGGCGATGCGGCCCGGCCATTGTTTTCAGGCAGTCGTCAAGGCAGGGAGCTCACCGCGAGGTGTCGGAAATCTCGACCAATTGGATTGCATACGAA includes these proteins:
- the nuoN gene encoding NADH-quinone oxidoreductase subunit NuoN produces the protein MSFTQAQLLALLPILIVGATALAVMTAIAVRRHHRAAATIAVAGLNLALIACLLVPQLGPQQVTPLLRVDGYACFYMALILITTLATATLSHAYLENDRRNPEEYYLLLVIAAMGGLVMVCAEHLATLFIGVELLSIPLYGMIGYPIGERRSLEASLKYLVLSASASAFLLFGLALIYAQTGALGYAELAGASAKLSAQSPYLLIGGGMLLVGLGFKLSLVPFHLWTPDVFEGAPAPTMLFLATASKVAVFAALTRYFAEAGDYHFDRLLDALSGIAILSILIGSLLALMQKNLKRLMAYSSITHFGYCLVALIAGGELAVEAVGVYLLTYVVTALGAFGVISLMSSPHHERDADSIHDYRGLFWDRPYLTSTMIVAMFSLAGVPLTAGFIGKFYVLAAGIDARLWWLVSTVVLGSAIGLYYYLRVIIAMFLTERGIHRTTAPLDWAQRAGGIVILLITVLMFWLGVYPQPLIELIRAAGLH
- the nuoM gene encoding NADH-quinone oxidoreductase subunit M, encoding MILLWLILIPIIGGLLCWQGERHAGPWLPRWFAAGSMLLVLILSLWLWVSGDYSLAVPGGTPQWALEFKRDWIPRFGISFHLALDGLSLMLVVLTALLGLMAVICSWREIDQRVGFFHLNLLWNLGAVIGVFLTLDLFLFFFLWEAMLVPMYFLIALWGHNAPGGRGRIYAATKFFLFTQASGLIMLVAILGLVYVHQQQTGVLTFNYMDLLGTSMSPLTEFWLMLGFFVAFAVKMPTVPLHSWLPEAHSQAPTAGSVDLAGILLKTAAYGLLRFAIPLFPNASLDFAPVAMWLGVIGVIYGGVLTFAQNDIKRLVAYSSVAHMGFVMIGIYAGTEMALQGVTIQLLAHGISAGGLFILCGEIYERMHTRDMRQMGGLWARFKTLPPIALVFAVASLGLPGFGNFVGEFLILAGTWELAPAVTIVASSGLVLAAVYCLILIQRSFHGPVRGDAASLRDLSTRERYMLLILMAVLLWLGLYPQPFLDTSTTTMQAIHEIYRGTAVAVAAP